TCACCTTTTCCGGCCCGGCGGCCGCGGTGCGGCACGGGATCGCCACCATCTACCAGGAGCTGGACCTGGTCGACGGGCTGAGCGTGGCCGAGAACGTCTACCTGGGACATGAACTCGGGCGTGGCGGGTTCACCCGGCGCGGCGCCACCGTGGAGAAGGTCCGCTCCCTCCTGATCCGGCTGGGTCATCCGGAGATCGACCCGCGCGCCGAGGTGCGCACGCTGTCGATGGCGCAGCGGCAGATCGTCTCGATGGCCCGGGCACTGAGCCACGACGTCCGGCTGATCGTGATGGACGAACCGTCCGCGGTGCTCGACCCCGAGGAGGTGGAGAGCCTGTTCCGGCTCGTCGAGGATCTGCGCCGGGACGGCGTCGCGGTCGTCTACATCTCGCACCGGCTGGAGGAGATCCGCCGGATCGGGGACCGCATGACGGTGCTCAAGGACGGCCGTACCGTCGGGGTGAACCTGCCGGCGAGGACCACGAAGACCGCCGACCTGATCAGGCTGATGACCGGCCGGTCCATCGAGTACGTCTTCCCGCCGCGGCCAGGAGTGGCCGCGGACGCGGCGGAGGTGCTGCTGGTCGAGGGCCTCGGCCGGCGGGGCGAGTTCCGGGACGTCTCCTTCACCGTGCGGGCCGGCGAGATCGTCGGCTTCGCCGGGCTGGTCGGCGCCGGCCGCAGCGAGGTGGTGGAGACCGTCTACGGCGCCCGGCGGGCCGACCGGGGGACGGTCGCGGTCGACGGTCGTCGGATCCGCCGCGGGTCCGTGCCGGCCGCGGTGGCCGCCGGGATGGGGCTCTGCCCGGAGGAGCGCAAGGCCCAGGGCCTGCTGCTCGGCGAGTCCGTCGCGGTGAACATCGGTGCGGCCTCCATGAAGCGCTACGCCACCGCGGGTTTCCTCGACCGCGGCGCCGAGTTGCGGGACGCCCGGACGCAGATCGACGACCTGCAGATACGGCCGGACGACCCGCGCCGGGTGATCCGCACGCTGTCCGGCGGCAACCAGCAGAAGGCGGTGCTCGGCCGTTGGCTGGTCCGCGGCTGCCGGGTGCTGCTGCTGGACGAGCCGACCCGCGGGGTCGACGTCGGCGCGAGATCCGAGATCTACGCGGTGATCCGCCGGCTCGCCGATTCCGGAGTGGCGGTGGTGGTGGTGTCGAGCGAGGTCGAGGAGGTCCTCGGGCTCGCCGACCGGGTTCTGGTGATGGCCGACGGCGCGGTGGTGCACTCCGGCCCGGCACAGGAGATCGACGAGCACCGGGTCCTCGACCTGGTGATGAAAGGGCATGCCGCATGAGCACTTCACCGCCTGTCGTGGCCGAGGAGCCACGCGGCATCGGCACCGAACTGCCGGTGCCACCGACCGGGCCGCGACGCCGGTCCTCCTTCCTGTCGGGCCCGGCCGGACGGCACCTCGGCCTGGTCGCCGCGCTGGTCGCGCTGTGCGTGATCGGTATGATCACCGCGGCCGACCGGTTCGGCACCGGGTCGAACATCCGGACCATCCTGACGCTCGCCGTCGTGATCGGGGTGCTGAGCGTCGGGATGACCTTCGTGATCATCGGCGGTGGCATCGACCTGTCCGTCGGGTCCCTGGTGGCGCTGGCCTCGGTCTGGTCGACAACCGTGGCCACCCAGACGATGTCCGGGCAGGGCTGGTGGGCCATCGCGATGGTCGCGCTGATCGTCGGCACGGTCTGCGGCCTGGTGAACGGGATCTTCGTCGCCTACGGCCCCATCGTGCCGTTCATCATGACGCTGGCCACGATGGCGGCGGCGAAGGGACTGGCCGAGGTGATCTCGGCGAAGAAGACGCAGGTGATCCGGGAGAGTTCGTTCAAGGACTTCTTCAACGGGTCGGTGATCGGCATCCCGGTGCAGGTCATCGTGTTCGCCGTGGTGGGCGTGATCGGCTGGATCGTGTTGAACCGCACGACCTTCGGCCGCCGCACCTACGCGATCGGCGGCAACCCGGAGGCGGCACGGCTGGCCGGCATCAACGTGAAGACCCACACCGTGGCGCTCTACGCGCTGATGGGCCTGTGCTGCGGGATCGCCGCGATCCTGATCTCCGCGCGCACCAACTCCGGTTCCTCGAACCTCGGCATCGGCTACGAGCTGGACGCCATCGCCGCGGTGGTCATCGGCGGCACCCTGCTCACCGGCGGCCGGGGCACCATCGTCGGCACCGTCATCGGCGTGCTGATCTTCACCACGCTCAACAACGTCTTCACCCTCAACAACCTGGACACCTCGACCCAGGCGGTCGCCAAGGGCGCGATCATCGTGATCGCCGTCCTGCTGCAGCAGCGGCTGGCCAGGACCGAACTCCGCGCCTGACAACGGCTCCCGAGCAGGGCCGGTAGCCAGCGCACGCCGAACACCTGCACCAGGACCAGCAGCAGTACCCGAAACAGCACCACGCCGACCCGACCGGGACCCGGCGCGATCCCGCACACCAGAAGGAGAACGCATGCCCAGCAACGATGCTGCCCCGGGTCCGGACCCGGCGCCGCGCGGTGCACCCACAGGGGCCCCCGGTCCCGGCCCCACCCGCGGCACCAGCCGCCGGACGTTCCTGTTCGGCGGCCTGGCCTTCGGCTCCACCGCCTTCCTGGCCGCCTGCACGAGCAACAGCGTCGGCGGCGACACCACCACGGCGGGCACGACCGCCGGCCCCACGACGAGCGCGGGCACGGCATCCGGCACCGGCGCGGTCACCAGCAGCAGTGCGGCAGTCACGGACAACCCTGGAGGAAAGATGGTCAAGATCGGCTTCTCGGCACCGGCGGCCGACCACGGCTGGATGGCGTCGATCACCGATCAGGCGCGCAAGTTCGCCGACTCGATGACCGACATCGAGGCGAACTTCGTCGAAGGCACCAACGATGTGAACCAGCAGATCTCGCAGGTGGAGACGCTGATCAACGCCGGGGTGGACGCGATCGTGCTGCTGCCCTTCGACGGCGCGCAGATGACCGAGGTGGCCCGCAAGGCGATGGATGCGGGGATCGAGGTGGTCAACGTCGACCGGGTGTTCTCCTCACCGTTCAGCTACCGCACCTACATCGGAGGCGACAACTACGGCATGGGGGTCTCCGCCGGCACCTTCATCGGTCAGCAACTCAAGGACAACGGCGTCACCGACCCGGTGATCGCCGAGATCCAGGGCATCGCCAGCCTGCCGCTGACCGTCGACCGGTCGAAGGGTTTCGCCGACGCGCTGAACACCTTCGGCTTCTCGGTGACCAACCAGGTCTCGGCCGAGTTCACCGCCGACTCCGGGGAGGAGGTCACGGCGAACCTGCTGCAGGCCGCGCCCAGGATCGATGCCATCTGGAACCACGACGACGACCAGGGTGTCGGGGTGCTGGCCGCCATCGAGACCGCCGGCCGCAGCGAGTTCTTCATGGTCGGCGGCGCCGGATCGGCGAACGTCATGCGCGCGATCAAGGACGACAACACGGTGCTCAAGGCGACGGTCATCTACCCGTCCACCCAGGCGGCGTCCGGTGTCGAGCTGGCCCGGCTGCTGGTGCTGGAGAAGGGCATGTCCGACCTCGAGGAGCTGGAGGTGCCGAAGAGCATCACGCTGTTCTCCGCGGTCGTCACCAAGGAGAACGTCGACAGCTACCTGCCGTCGGCCTTCGAATCCTGATGCCGACCCGGGAGCCGCTGGGCGTGGCCATGATCGGCTACGCCTTCATGGGCGCCGCGCACTCCGTCGGCTGGCGGTCGGTGCACCGTGCGTTCGACGTCCCGCTGGCACCGGAGATGCGGCTGCTGGTCGGGCGGGACCCGGCCGCGGTGGGCACCGCCGCCGAACGGCTGGGCTGGCAGGAGACGGCCACCGACTGGCGGGAGGTGCTGACCCGGCCGGACATCGACCTGGTCGACATCTGCACGCCGGGCGACTCGCACGCCGAGATCGCCATCGCCGCGCTGGCCGCCGGCAAGCACGTGCTGTGCGAGAAGCCGCTGGCCAACACCGTGGACGAGGCGCGGGCGATGGTCGCCGCGGCGGACGCGGCACCGGATCGCGTCGCGATGGTCGGGTTCAACTACCGCCGGCTGCCGGCGATGGCGCTGGCCCGGCGGATGATCGCCGCGGGCGAGGTCGGCACGGTCCGGCACGTCCGTGCGGTCTACCTGCAG
This region of Nakamurella alba genomic DNA includes:
- a CDS encoding ABC transporter permease translates to MSTSPPVVAEEPRGIGTELPVPPTGPRRRSSFLSGPAGRHLGLVAALVALCVIGMITAADRFGTGSNIRTILTLAVVIGVLSVGMTFVIIGGGIDLSVGSLVALASVWSTTVATQTMSGQGWWAIAMVALIVGTVCGLVNGIFVAYGPIVPFIMTLATMAAAKGLAEVISAKKTQVIRESSFKDFFNGSVIGIPVQVIVFAVVGVIGWIVLNRTTFGRRTYAIGGNPEAARLAGINVKTHTVALYALMGLCCGIAAILISARTNSGSSNLGIGYELDAIAAVVIGGTLLTGGRGTIVGTVIGVLIFTTLNNVFTLNNLDTSTQAVAKGAIIVIAVLLQQRLARTELRA
- a CDS encoding substrate-binding domain-containing protein, with product MPSNDAAPGPDPAPRGAPTGAPGPGPTRGTSRRTFLFGGLAFGSTAFLAACTSNSVGGDTTTAGTTAGPTTSAGTASGTGAVTSSSAAVTDNPGGKMVKIGFSAPAADHGWMASITDQARKFADSMTDIEANFVEGTNDVNQQISQVETLINAGVDAIVLLPFDGAQMTEVARKAMDAGIEVVNVDRVFSSPFSYRTYIGGDNYGMGVSAGTFIGQQLKDNGVTDPVIAEIQGIASLPLTVDRSKGFADALNTFGFSVTNQVSAEFTADSGEEVTANLLQAAPRIDAIWNHDDDQGVGVLAAIETAGRSEFFMVGGAGSANVMRAIKDDNTVLKATVIYPSTQAASGVELARLLVLEKGMSDLEELEVPKSITLFSAVVTKENVDSYLPSAFES
- a CDS encoding sugar ABC transporter ATP-binding protein; the encoded protein is MTGITKHFAGVKALDGVDLEVLPGEVHCLLGQNGAGKSTLIKVMAGVHRPDGGEIVWDGEPVTFSGPAAAVRHGIATIYQELDLVDGLSVAENVYLGHELGRGGFTRRGATVEKVRSLLIRLGHPEIDPRAEVRTLSMAQRQIVSMARALSHDVRLIVMDEPSAVLDPEEVESLFRLVEDLRRDGVAVVYISHRLEEIRRIGDRMTVLKDGRTVGVNLPARTTKTADLIRLMTGRSIEYVFPPRPGVAADAAEVLLVEGLGRRGEFRDVSFTVRAGEIVGFAGLVGAGRSEVVETVYGARRADRGTVAVDGRRIRRGSVPAAVAAGMGLCPEERKAQGLLLGESVAVNIGAASMKRYATAGFLDRGAELRDARTQIDDLQIRPDDPRRVIRTLSGGNQQKAVLGRWLVRGCRVLLLDEPTRGVDVGARSEIYAVIRRLADSGVAVVVVSSEVEEVLGLADRVLVMADGAVVHSGPAQEIDEHRVLDLVMKGHAA